One window from the genome of Paraclostridium sordellii encodes:
- a CDS encoding YaiI/YqxD family protein → MKILIDADGCPVVDETIKIGKKFNIETIIMCDTSHMFNKPGIEIITLPKGADSVDFALINKVNKGDIVITQDYGLAAMVLSKGGYPINQNGIVYTDENIDQLLYTRHLSKKARNSGSRMKGPKKRQKEDDIRFEENLINLINNHK, encoded by the coding sequence ATGAAGATATTAATAGATGCTGATGGATGTCCAGTAGTAGATGAAACAATAAAAATAGGAAAAAAATTTAATATAGAAACTATAATAATGTGTGATACTTCTCACATGTTCAACAAACCAGGAATTGAGATAATAACTCTTCCTAAAGGAGCGGACTCTGTTGACTTTGCACTTATCAATAAAGTAAATAAAGGTGATATAGTAATAACGCAAGATTATGGATTAGCAGCAATGGTTTTATCTAAGGGTGGATATCCGATAAATCAAAATGGAATAGTTTATACTGACGAAAATATTGACCAATTATTATACACAAGACACTTATCTAAAAAAGCAAGAAATTCAGGTTCTAGAATGAAAGGACCTAAAAAAAGGCAAAAAGAAGATGATATAAGGTTTGAAGAGAATTTAATAAATCTTATAAATAATCATAAATAA